The following are from one region of the Candidatus Deferrimicrobium borealis genome:
- a CDS encoding TetR family transcriptional regulator, producing MARRGPNGGGEKRDRILRAAVTIFSRKGFFNSKVSEIARAASVADGTIYLYFRNKDDLLISLFEEKMGEVVADVRRRIADGGNSLEKLKIFIENHMDLLEREAGLVEVLQVELRQSTKFLKNYTPVKFFEYLEIISDILEEGKREGVLRPDLNVSIARRAIFGALDELSLTYILSRKPKYHPTVTAAELCRLLLEGLCVPGASPGKG from the coding sequence ATGGCGAGGAGGGGACCGAACGGCGGTGGAGAGAAACGGGACCGGATCCTGCGCGCCGCCGTAACGATCTTCTCCCGGAAAGGGTTCTTCAACTCGAAGGTGTCCGAGATCGCCCGGGCCGCCTCCGTTGCGGACGGGACCATCTACCTCTACTTCAGGAACAAGGACGACCTGCTGATCTCCCTATTCGAAGAGAAGATGGGGGAGGTGGTGGCGGACGTTCGCCGGCGAATCGCCGATGGCGGGAACTCCTTGGAAAAGCTAAAGATCTTCATCGAGAACCACATGGATCTCCTGGAGCGTGAGGCCGGGCTCGTCGAGGTCCTCCAGGTGGAGCTGCGGCAGAGCACCAAGTTCCTGAAGAATTACACCCCGGTCAAGTTCTTCGAGTACCTCGAGATCATCAGCGACATCCTCGAGGAGGGGAAGAGGGAGGGGGTCCTCCGTCCCGACCTGAACGTCAGCATCGCGCGGCGCGCCATCTTCGGCGCGCTGGACGAGTTGTCCCTCACGTATATCCTGTCGAGGAAACCGAAGTATCATCCGACCGTGACCGCCGCCGAGCTGTGCCGGCTCCTCCTGGAGGGGCTGTGCGTGCCCGGGGCGTCCCCCGGGAAGGGCTGA
- a CDS encoding IclR family transcriptional regulator produces the protein MVRRDKSNYIIQSVAHALDVLEEFRDETEELGVTELSKKLKLHKNNVFRILATLQSRNYIEQNRANDNYRLGVKCLELGQTFIHQRGLLKQARPILQELAETTGETSYISILRGNEVVYLDAVETSSTVRVISRVGLHMPLHATAAGKALVSHDSDDELRKLFSGEIPRFTKATRVDADDFIKEVALVRERGYAVDLEEFEEGLRCIGAPVRDYTRKVIGAVSVSGPAHRLTDEKIATVIGPELDRAGKALSARIGFRE, from the coding sequence ATGGTCCGTCGAGACAAGTCGAACTACATCATACAATCGGTCGCCCACGCCCTCGATGTCCTGGAGGAGTTCCGGGACGAAACGGAGGAGCTGGGGGTGACGGAACTCAGCAAGAAGCTGAAACTCCATAAAAACAACGTCTTCCGCATCCTTGCCACGCTCCAGTCGCGCAACTACATAGAGCAGAACCGCGCCAACGACAACTACCGCCTCGGGGTCAAGTGCCTCGAGCTGGGCCAGACCTTCATCCATCAGCGCGGGTTGCTGAAACAGGCAAGGCCGATCCTGCAGGAGCTTGCCGAGACCACGGGGGAGACGAGCTACATCTCCATCCTTCGGGGGAACGAGGTGGTCTACCTCGACGCGGTGGAAACCTCCTCCACGGTCCGCGTCATCTCCCGCGTCGGCCTGCACATGCCGCTGCACGCCACCGCCGCGGGGAAGGCCCTGGTCTCCCACGACTCCGACGACGAGTTGCGGAAACTGTTCTCCGGAGAAATTCCCCGCTTCACGAAGGCCACCCGGGTCGACGCCGACGATTTCATCAAGGAGGTCGCGCTCGTCCGGGAGCGCGGCTACGCCGTCGATCTCGAGGAATTCGAGGAGGGGCTGCGCTGCATCGGCGCCCCCGTGCGCGACTACACCCGCAAGGTGATCGGCGCGGTCAGCGTGTCCGGCCCGGCGCACCGGCTTACCGACGAGAAGATCGCAACCGTGATCGGCCCGGAGCTCGATCGGGCGGGGAAGGCCCTCTCGGCCCGCATCGGTTTCCGGGAATAG
- a CDS encoding tetratricopeptide repeat protein: MRRNGILLRIAFLLALGAVLSFSGCKEKHSHAPVGQGEPIRLNAAADIENYKEILRKDPNNLQALIGIGNLYFDTNRDLLAIENYRKALAMDPTNANVRTDMAICYRRSGNPGQAVEELKKAISTTPRHAQSRRNLGVILIQDMHDTEGGIRAWEALLENIPDYPDRENLKAEIARMRASQGSGKQVYK, from the coding sequence ATGAGAAGAAACGGCATTCTCCTCCGGATTGCGTTCCTGTTGGCCCTGGGGGCGGTCCTTTCGTTCTCCGGGTGCAAGGAGAAGCATTCGCACGCCCCGGTGGGGCAGGGGGAGCCGATCCGGTTGAACGCCGCCGCGGATATCGAGAATTACAAGGAGATCCTTCGGAAGGACCCGAACAACCTGCAGGCGCTGATCGGGATCGGAAACCTCTACTTCGACACGAACCGGGATCTCCTGGCGATCGAGAATTACCGGAAAGCGCTCGCGATGGACCCCACGAACGCGAACGTGCGGACCGATATGGCGATCTGCTACCGGCGCAGCGGGAACCCTGGCCAGGCGGTCGAGGAGCTTAAGAAGGCGATCTCCACCACCCCCCGGCACGCGCAGTCCCGCCGCAACCTCGGAGTGATTCTCATCCAGGACATGCACGATACCGAGGGTGGGATCAGGGCGTGGGAAGCGCTTCTCGAGAATATTCCGGACTACCCGGATCGGGAGAACCTGAAGGCCGAAATCGCGAGGATGCGCGCGTCGCAGGGATCCGGCAAGCAGGTGTACAAGTAG
- the folK gene encoding 2-amino-4-hydroxy-6-hydroxymethyldihydropteridine diphosphokinase, translating into MRDAVDRLSRETELLAVSRMYASEPFGRSYQPWFLNLAVRAATERSPWELLALAKRLEQEAGRRGGARWGPRALDVDILLLGDSVIDVPGLVIPHASMAQRRFCLLPAAEVAPGAVVPTYGRTVTQLLNACEDPLEVTAL; encoded by the coding sequence ATCCGCGACGCCGTCGACCGGCTCTCCCGCGAAACGGAACTGCTCGCCGTCTCCCGGATGTACGCGAGCGAGCCGTTCGGGCGGTCGTACCAGCCGTGGTTCCTCAACCTGGCGGTTCGCGCGGCCACGGAGCGATCCCCGTGGGAGCTGCTCGCGCTCGCGAAGCGGCTCGAGCAGGAGGCGGGCCGCCGCGGCGGCGCCCGATGGGGCCCGCGGGCGCTGGACGTCGACATCCTCCTTCTGGGGGATTCCGTGATCGACGTGCCCGGGCTCGTGATCCCGCACGCGTCGATGGCGCAGCGCCGGTTTTGCCTCCTGCCCGCCGCCGAAGTGGCCCCCGGCGCGGTGGTTCCCACGTACGGCCGCACCGTGACGCAGTTGCTGAACGCGTGCGAAGATCCTCTCGAGGTGACCGCGCTATGA